Proteins encoded in a region of the Nicotiana tomentosiformis chromosome 9, ASM39032v3, whole genome shotgun sequence genome:
- the LOC104115722 gene encoding AAA-ATPase At3g50940-like — translation MNLSEMSSPASLFTACVSVSASIMLFQTMLNRVFPEEVKNYIFARITSYFRPLPSTITLIIEERDGMASNEVYNAAEIYLCNKIINPDIQYFKVSKCSKEPNIRVKFAKCGKIVDFFQGIELIWRFVSEDSKNIPDVDSDNNNIVVSQEKRCFELSFHKKHKNEVLNFYMPFLLKEAKIIRDEKKVVKLYTLACSSSYSSIFYRDFINLEHPSTFDTLAMDLELKKAIIEDLDRFLKRREFYKKVGKAWKRGYLIYGPPGTGKSSLIVAMANYLKFDVYDLELSSVKRDSDLRRLLLRTTNRSILVVEDIDCSIELVDRRTANHGIHADFFPRDQKITLSGLLNFIDGLWSSCGDERIIIFTTNNKDTLDPALLRPGRMDMHIHMSYLTIQGFKVLAENYLQVQYDYNNRVFREVQDLIEEVQVTPAEVAEELMKSDDVDASLGELARFLKRKMIKNEEKGIEIHKTKKMKSCDHSKMNLEGGLEATVKLSSCDL, via the exons ATGAATTTGTCGGAAATGTCTTCACCAGCGTCATTGTTTACGGCTTGTGTCTCAGTGTCTGCTTCAATTATGTTGTTTCAAACTATGTTGAATCGAGTTTTTCCCGAGGAAGTCAAGAACTATATTTTCGCGAGGATTACTAGTTATTTTAGGCCTTTACCCTCTACTATCACTCTAATTATTGAAGAAAGGGATGGTATGGCTAGTAACGAAGTCTACAACGCTGCAGAAATCTATTTGTGCAACAAGATTATCAATCCAGATATTCAGTACTTCAAAGTTAGCAAGTGTTCGAAAGAACCAAATATACGTGTCAAATTCGCCAAGTGTGGGAAAATTGTTGATTTTTTTCAAGGGATTGAACTCATATGGAGGTTTGTTTCTGAAGATAGTAAAAATATTCCAGATGTAGATTCTGATAATAATAACATAGTAGTTTCTCAAGAGAAACGTTGTTTTGAGCTGAGTTTTCATAAGAAGCATAAAAATGAAGTCTTGAATTTTTACATGCCATTTTTATTAAAAGAAGCAAAAATCATAAGAGATGAGAAGAAAGTTGTTAAGTTATATACTTTAgcatgttcttcttcatattcaTCAATATTTTATAGGGATTTTATAAATCTTGAACACCCTTCAACATTTGACACGTTAGCTATGGATTTAGAACTAAAGAAGGCTATTATTGAAGATCTTGATAGGTTTTTAAAAAGGAGAGAATTTTACAAGAAAGTAGGAAAGGCTTGGAAAAGAGGGTACTTAATATATGGACCTCCTGGCACTGGAAAATCCAGTTTAATTGTAGCAATGGCTAATTATTTGAAGTTTGATGTTTACGATTTAGAACTCTCTAGTGTAAAGAGAGACTCGGATTTGAGAAGGTTATTGTTGAGGACTACAAATAGGTCTATACTTGTTGTTGAAGATATCGATTGCAGCATTGAATTGGTAGATAGGAGGACTGCAAATCATGGAATTCATGCAGATTTCTTTCCCCGAGATCAAAAG ATTACACTTTCTGGGCTACTAAATTTCATAGATGGACTGTGGTCAAGTTGTGGGGATGAAAGAATTATAATATTCACTACCAACAACAAAGACACACTTGATCCAGCTCTATTAAGGCCAGGTCGTATGGACATGCACATTCACATGTCGTATCTTACAATTCAAGGATTTAAAGTCTTAGCAGAAAATTATTTGCAAGTACAATATGATTACAATAATCGGGTTTTTAGAGAAGTACAAGATTTGATTGAAGAAGTACAAGTTACTCCTGCGGAAGTTGCTGAAGAACTCATGAAAAGTGATGATGTTGATGCTTCCCTTGGAGAACTTGCTAGGTTTCTAAAAAGAAAGATGATTAAGAATGAGGAAAAAGGGATAGAAATACACAAGACAAAGAAGATGAAAAGTTGTGATCACAGTAAAATGAATTTAGAAGGGGGACTTgaagcaacggtaaagttgtcttcgtgtgacctatag